The Aulosira sp. FACHB-615 genome includes a window with the following:
- the ald gene encoding alanine dehydrogenase → MEIGVPKETKDQEFRVGLSPSSVRVLRENGHSIFVQTQAGHGAGFTDADYMNAGAEIVSTDEAAWNRELVVKVKEPLSSEYKFLQKGQILFTYLHLAADRKLTEHLIDCGTCAIAYETVEQPGPNRLPLLTPMSVIAGRLSVQFGARFLERQQGGRGVLLGGVPGVRPGKVVILGGGVVGTEAAKIAVGMGAAVQILDVNVERLSYLETLFGSRVELLYSNSAHIETAVKEADLLIGAVLVLGRRAPILVSRELVKQMQPGSVIVDVAVDQGGCVETLHATSHTNPVYIEEGVVHYGVPNMPGAVPWTSAQALNNSTLPFVVQLANLGIKALDVNPSLAKGVNVQNHRIVHPAVQEVFPDLVS, encoded by the coding sequence ATGGAAATTGGCGTTCCCAAAGAAACGAAGGATCAAGAGTTTCGAGTCGGGTTAAGTCCTTCTAGTGTCAGAGTACTAAGGGAAAATGGTCATAGTATCTTTGTCCAAACACAAGCAGGTCATGGTGCTGGTTTTACAGATGCAGATTACATGAATGCGGGGGCAGAGATTGTTTCGACAGATGAAGCCGCATGGAATCGGGAATTAGTCGTTAAAGTCAAAGAACCATTATCGAGCGAATATAAATTTTTGCAAAAAGGGCAAATATTGTTTACATATTTGCATTTGGCAGCCGATCGCAAATTAACCGAACATCTAATTGATTGTGGCACTTGTGCGATCGCCTACGAAACTGTCGAACAACCAGGCCCTAACAGACTACCCCTACTCACACCCATGAGTGTCATCGCTGGGCGGCTATCAGTGCAGTTTGGCGCGAGATTTCTAGAACGTCAGCAAGGCGGTAGAGGAGTCCTTTTAGGTGGTGTACCCGGTGTTAGACCCGGTAAAGTTGTGATTTTAGGTGGTGGTGTAGTCGGCACAGAAGCAGCGAAAATTGCTGTGGGGATGGGTGCGGCTGTGCAGATTTTAGATGTAAATGTAGAACGTTTATCTTATTTAGAAACTCTGTTTGGTTCGAGAGTGGAATTACTTTATAGCAACTCTGCCCATATAGAAACTGCCGTTAAAGAAGCTGACTTACTAATCGGTGCTGTTTTAGTCTTGGGACGCAGAGCGCCAATTTTAGTATCCCGCGAATTAGTCAAACAAATGCAGCCTGGGTCAGTAATTGTAGATGTTGCGGTTGACCAAGGCGGTTGTGTGGAAACCTTACACGCCACTTCCCATACCAACCCCGTCTACATTGAAGAAGGCGTAGTCCATTATGGCGTTCCCAATATGCCAGGTGCAGTACCTTGGACATCTGCTCAAGCCCTTAATAACAGCACATTACCATTCGTTGTGCAGTTAGCAAATCTAGGCATCAAAGCCCTAGATGTTAACCCATCCTTAGCCAAAGGTGTGAATGTGCAGAATCATCGCATTGTGCATCCGGCTGTGCAAGAAGTCTTTCCTGATTTGGTGAGTTAA
- a CDS encoding TRADD-N-associated membrane domain-containing protein → MLNQCVYANTPQVDHYTKIELDVLNEHLRQARQTFNLCLIASCTFLCISTVGTLLILYGKTSEGTVITATGVFSTTFMIYMNRLSSYKMKEIIRTLEKLNRTRK, encoded by the coding sequence ATGCTCAATCAGTGTGTTTATGCTAACACGCCTCAAGTTGACCACTATACAAAAATTGAGTTAGATGTGTTAAATGAGCATTTACGTCAGGCAAGACAAACATTTAACCTGTGCTTAATTGCTAGTTGTACTTTTCTTTGTATTAGTACAGTTGGTACTCTACTAATCTTATATGGGAAGACAAGCGAAGGGACTGTAATCACTGCAACAGGTGTTTTCTCTACCACTTTCATGATATACATGAATCGTCTGTCTAGTTATAAGATGAAAGAAATTATCCGGACATTAGAAAAGCTCAATCGCACAAGAAAATAG
- a CDS encoding cytochrome ubiquinol oxidase subunit I: MEFLSDSVVLSRMQFALTAIFHILWPVLTTGMGIYLVIVEGLWLKTRNPDYYLHARFWSKFYVLNFGIGVATGIPMEFQFGTNWAPFSEAVGNFFGSVIGFEASWAFMLEAAFLGIMLFGWERVNPAVHYLSTILVAVGANLSTLWILTANSWMQTPAGGEMVNGKFVVNDYFQAMFNPFMANSVLHMFFATLETSLFVIGGISAWYILQKRHPEFFAKSLKIVLAAAIAVAPLQIYIGHLSGEQVYHYQPTKLAAMEAQWESTPAGQPADWSLLAIPNEKAQKNDWEITIPNALGYILEFKQNLSEPLRGLKEWKPEDRPHLVGLIYYAFRVMIAIGFFFAGLMLLTTVQWLRGKLAAKNITQQRWLMLAWVFAAPLGYIAVESGWIVRCVGRQPWTLYGQIRTVDSASRLPASNVLTSLTAFAVVYSLLFIAAMYFGSRIIRRGPNLNLPIPGTEITKPAVDTTPGEFVPDERPVEAQQ, from the coding sequence ATGGAATTTTTATCCGATTCAGTGGTGCTATCACGGATGCAGTTTGCGCTGACAGCGATTTTTCATATACTTTGGCCTGTCCTGACAACAGGAATGGGGATTTATCTTGTCATTGTTGAGGGACTATGGCTGAAAACTCGTAATCCTGATTATTACCTTCATGCGCGGTTTTGGTCGAAGTTTTACGTCCTCAACTTTGGTATTGGGGTAGCCACGGGTATTCCAATGGAATTTCAGTTTGGGACTAACTGGGCTCCTTTTTCGGAAGCTGTGGGGAATTTTTTTGGTAGTGTAATTGGTTTTGAGGCTTCTTGGGCGTTTATGCTAGAAGCCGCTTTTTTAGGAATTATGTTATTTGGTTGGGAGCGTGTCAATCCTGCGGTTCACTATCTCTCGACAATTTTGGTGGCTGTGGGTGCGAACCTATCAACTTTGTGGATTTTGACAGCAAATTCTTGGATGCAAACACCAGCCGGTGGGGAGATGGTGAATGGCAAGTTTGTTGTCAATGATTACTTTCAGGCGATGTTTAATCCTTTTATGGCTAACAGTGTACTGCACATGTTTTTTGCCACTCTGGAGACTTCGCTGTTTGTTATTGGCGGAATTAGTGCTTGGTACATTTTGCAAAAACGCCATCCAGAGTTTTTTGCTAAGTCTTTAAAAATAGTTTTAGCAGCTGCGATCGCAGTTGCCCCATTACAAATATATATTGGTCACTTAAGTGGCGAACAAGTTTATCATTATCAACCAACAAAACTCGCCGCAATGGAAGCACAGTGGGAAAGTACACCCGCCGGACAACCTGCTGACTGGAGTTTACTTGCGATACCGAATGAAAAAGCACAGAAAAATGATTGGGAAATTACCATTCCCAACGCCTTGGGTTACATTCTGGAATTTAAGCAGAATCTTTCTGAACCTTTGCGTGGTTTGAAGGAGTGGAAACCAGAGGATCGTCCCCATCTGGTAGGGTTGATTTACTACGCTTTTCGGGTGATGATTGCCATTGGCTTTTTCTTTGCTGGATTAATGCTGCTAACTACAGTGCAGTGGTTACGTGGTAAACTTGCAGCCAAAAATATTACTCAGCAGCGTTGGCTAATGTTGGCTTGGGTATTTGCTGCTCCTTTAGGATACATCGCTGTGGAGTCAGGCTGGATTGTGCGCTGTGTGGGAAGACAGCCTTGGACACTTTACGGACAAATTCGCACAGTTGATTCAGCCTCGCGTTTACCTGCAAGTAATGTGTTAACTTCACTCACGGCTTTTGCAGTAGTTTACAGTTTATTATTTATCGCCGCGATGTATTTTGGTAGTCGCATCATTCGTCGAGGGCCAAATCTAAATTTACCAATTCCCGGTACAGAAATTACCAAACCTGCTGTAGATACAACTCCAGGTGAGTTTGTCCCAGATGAACGCCCTGTAGAAGCACAACAATAA
- the cydB gene encoding cytochrome d ubiquinol oxidase subunit II, whose product METLKYFLPQVWFVILALFLFLYVMLDGFDLGVGILSLTSSNEERRGILMTSLSNIWDANETWLVLMGGGLFGAFPLAYGTILNALYIPILVMVFGFIFRGVAFEFRELSRRKLFWNFAFGAGSFIAALGQGFALGAVLKGINVDETGHFIGSTWDWLSLPSVLVALTLIQGYVLIGSTYLVWKTTGELQETHYQTAKIAALTTLVGAIAITISTPIIYESARYRLFQQPLVYIFTLIPVVGVWLIWQLLQSLNRKEERAPFVWTILLFVLSFIGLGLIVFPYIIPTKITIYEASADPSSLVIMIIFIGFLIPVMLFYNLYQYIVFRGKVTGGGYEE is encoded by the coding sequence ATGGAAACACTGAAGTATTTTTTACCGCAAGTTTGGTTTGTCATTTTAGCTCTATTTTTATTCTTGTACGTGATGCTAGATGGCTTTGATTTGGGAGTAGGAATTTTATCTCTGACTTCTTCTAATGAAGAACGTCGGGGAATTTTGATGACTAGTTTAAGCAATATTTGGGATGCCAATGAAACTTGGCTAGTGTTGATGGGAGGGGGATTGTTTGGGGCGTTTCCTTTGGCTTACGGCACAATTTTAAATGCTTTATATATCCCGATTTTGGTGATGGTATTTGGCTTTATTTTTCGGGGTGTGGCGTTTGAATTTCGGGAGTTATCCAGGCGCAAATTATTTTGGAATTTTGCTTTTGGTGCGGGAAGTTTTATCGCTGCACTTGGTCAAGGGTTTGCCCTTGGTGCTGTCCTCAAAGGGATTAATGTTGATGAGACGGGACACTTTATTGGTAGCACTTGGGATTGGTTAAGTTTGCCATCTGTGTTAGTAGCTTTAACTTTAATTCAAGGATATGTGTTGATTGGTTCGACTTATCTGGTGTGGAAAACGACAGGAGAGTTGCAAGAAACCCATTATCAAACTGCAAAAATAGCCGCGTTGACAACATTAGTTGGTGCGATCGCAATTACAATTAGTACACCGATAATTTATGAAAGTGCCAGATATCGCTTATTTCAACAGCCTTTAGTTTATATATTTACCCTGATTCCCGTTGTGGGAGTTTGGCTAATTTGGCAACTTTTACAAAGTCTCAACCGCAAAGAAGAACGCGCACCTTTTGTCTGGACGATTCTGTTATTTGTGTTGTCTTTTATTGGATTGGGATTAATTGTTTTTCCCTACATTATCCCGACAAAAATCACGATTTACGAAGCATCTGCTGACCCCAGTTCGTTGGTAATCATGATTATTTTTATCGGCTTTCTTATCCCGGTGATGTTGTTTTACAACCTTTATCAATACATTGTGTTCCGGGGTAAGGTGACTGGTGGTGGTTATGAAGAATAG
- a CDS encoding DUF4350 domain-containing protein, producing MKKSNRVAWLGAIALAVIIILSFFAAPNTKIYSGSTYSRSPDGYGAWYAYMQQQGITIQRWQKPLEDIQPEKTPVTLLRVMSSLREENLLFDEQEWLAKGNNLVILGVKTPVTQANFNSLQNSAFGDVKIATKRRNIKVKEPSISLGDRFGAVVWEEKSDKGKVIFSATPYLAANAYQDDVSNFQYLASLVNQKNNKLFVDEYIHGYKDTDVKESEGEGSLWRYFAKTPLFPALVQVGVLLLVLIWAKNQRFGKPVALETPVIDNSQAYIQALAGVLEKAESSDFVVEMVGKEEQIQLQKSLGLGTTLLERQALLQVWQEKTGQSSAELDAVLKLSTRKQRISERELLSWLAKWRTLKEVKK from the coding sequence ATGAAAAAATCAAATCGTGTTGCTTGGCTAGGAGCGATCGCACTTGCTGTCATTATTATACTCAGCTTCTTTGCTGCTCCTAATACAAAAATTTACAGTGGCTCGACTTATAGTCGATCTCCCGATGGCTATGGTGCTTGGTATGCTTATATGCAGCAACAAGGTATTACTATCCAGCGTTGGCAAAAGCCTTTAGAAGATATTCAACCAGAAAAAACGCCAGTTACCCTACTGCGAGTTATGAGTTCTCTGAGGGAAGAGAATTTGTTATTTGATGAACAGGAATGGTTAGCGAAAGGGAATAATTTAGTAATATTAGGTGTCAAAACACCTGTAACGCAAGCTAACTTTAATTCTCTGCAAAATTCGGCTTTTGGTGATGTCAAAATTGCCACAAAAAGGCGTAATATTAAAGTAAAAGAACCAAGCATATCTTTAGGCGATCGCTTTGGTGCTGTTGTTTGGGAAGAAAAATCTGATAAAGGCAAAGTAATTTTCTCAGCTACTCCTTATTTAGCTGCCAATGCCTATCAAGATGATGTAAGTAACTTTCAATATCTCGCCAGTTTAGTTAATCAAAAAAATAACAAGTTATTTGTAGACGAATATATTCACGGTTACAAAGATACTGATGTTAAAGAAAGTGAAGGTGAAGGCAGTTTATGGAGATATTTTGCTAAAACACCTCTGTTCCCTGCATTGGTTCAAGTAGGAGTTTTACTATTAGTTTTAATCTGGGCAAAAAATCAACGCTTTGGTAAACCAGTAGCCTTAGAAACTCCAGTGATAGATAATAGCCAAGCATATATCCAAGCACTAGCAGGAGTGTTAGAAAAAGCCGAATCTAGCGATTTTGTTGTAGAAATGGTGGGTAAAGAAGAACAAATACAACTACAAAAATCTTTAGGATTAGGCACAACACTTTTAGAACGCCAAGCATTATTACAAGTTTGGCAAGAAAAAACAGGTCAAAGTTCCGCCGAACTTGATGCAGTATTAAAATTATCTACGCGAAAACAGCGCATCAGTGAGCGAGAACTTTTAAGCTGGTTGGCAAAATGGCGCACTTTGAAGGAAGTGAAAAAATAA
- a CDS encoding DUF4129 domain-containing protein produces MANDGFEKTSWSWQLSQLQQQIGESIEYQFDRFQNSLPNLSPDWKISPWLSHLLVLLFWLILAIFLAFVLWRLWQEFSPYLYAWLSVGKNNTNAGDKNGDHDLSVALWLERSQSLYRQGNYREACRCLYLAILQHLHDTKLIPHKFSRTDGEYLQVLRSTITPVQPYETLITTHEQLCFGNAEILPENYQQCQQAYQEIINQQNNSAPST; encoded by the coding sequence ATGGCTAATGATGGCTTTGAAAAAACTAGCTGGAGTTGGCAGTTATCTCAACTTCAGCAACAAATTGGAGAATCGATAGAATATCAATTTGACCGCTTTCAAAATTCTTTACCAAACTTATCACCAGACTGGAAAATTAGTCCTTGGTTAAGTCATTTGCTAGTCTTGTTATTTTGGCTGATACTTGCGATATTTTTGGCTTTCGTACTTTGGCGTTTATGGCAAGAATTTAGCCCTTATCTATATGCTTGGTTATCTGTGGGTAAGAATAATACAAATGCTGGGGATAAAAATGGCGATCATGATTTATCTGTAGCATTATGGCTGGAGCGATCGCAATCACTTTACCGCCAAGGTAATTATCGTGAAGCTTGTCGTTGTCTGTACTTGGCAATCTTACAACACTTGCATGATACTAAACTCATTCCCCATAAATTTAGTCGCACTGATGGCGAATATTTACAGGTTTTACGCTCAACTATCACCCCAGTTCAACCTTACGAAACTCTCATTACTACCCACGAACAATTATGTTTTGGCAATGCTGAGATATTGCCAGAAAATTATCAACAATGCCAGCAAGCTTATCAAGAAATTATTAATCAACAAAACAACTCAGCACCCAGCACTTAA
- a CDS encoding GNAT family N-acetyltransferase, producing the protein MPLFTLQLETPRLLLREFQNSDKVAFAAYRSDPEIAKYQTWDTPYSEAQAAAFIESLQHLTPGILGEWYQLAIELKSTGQMIGDCAFCILAEDGKQAEIGFTLARKYQGNGYATEAVTCLLNYLFIHLNLHRVRSNCDSQNIASIKLLERVGMRVEGCFIKSLWFKNNWVDEMWFAILQDEFEPKNPRLI; encoded by the coding sequence ATGCCTTTATTTACTCTCCAACTTGAAACACCACGTTTGTTACTGCGTGAATTTCAAAACAGTGACAAGGTAGCATTCGCCGCTTATCGCTCTGATCCAGAGATAGCAAAATATCAAACTTGGGATACACCTTATTCAGAAGCACAAGCAGCAGCTTTTATCGAATCATTGCAGCATTTAACTCCTGGTATTTTAGGTGAGTGGTATCAGTTAGCGATTGAACTCAAATCAACAGGACAAATGATTGGTGACTGTGCTTTCTGTATTTTAGCTGAGGATGGCAAACAAGCAGAAATTGGCTTTACTTTAGCACGTAAATACCAAGGTAATGGCTATGCCACAGAAGCTGTAACTTGTTTATTAAATTATTTATTTATCCATCTCAATTTACATCGAGTACGCTCTAACTGTGATTCTCAAAATATAGCATCTATCAAACTATTAGAACGAGTTGGTATGCGCGTTGAAGGTTGTTTTATTAAGAGCTTGTGGTTTAAAAATAATTGGGTAGATGAAATGTGGTTTGCGATTTTACAAGATGAATTTGAGCCAAAAAATCCCCGACTTATTTAA
- a CDS encoding bifunctional metallophosphatase/5'-nucleotidase: protein MTKIINYLEKIRQLQNMKLLSPGCSIVLQILATFTFTTPVFAEVVNINLLQLNDVYEITPVEGGTRGGLARVATVRKQLRQANPRTYTILAGDFLSPSALGTAKINGTPLAGQQMVAVLNALGLDYATFGNHEFDIPENSFYQRLQESRFRWFSGNVSDSKGQPFKNVPRSIVFNVKGDRGAVVRVGLIGLTLDSNKANYVSYTDPLTVAKQQVAELKGKVDILVAVTHLSIESDRILAETIPEIDLILGGHEHENIQQWRGRDFTPIFKADANARTIYIHQLRYDTTKRNLQINSRLMPITDKIPDEPKTAQVVKQWLDKGFTAFRANGFEPNQEVAKISFPLDGLESSVRNKSTELTKLIAEAMLQEVPNADLAIFNGGSIRVDDVILPGSITQYDVIRILPFGGKVVAVEMKGELLARVLKKGQENKGTGGYLQTAQVTKKEKPEQWLINGQPLDTEKFYKVAISDFLISGKERGLDFLNLQNPDLKLISEKRDIRFVVIDQLKKQANALTR from the coding sequence GTGACAAAAATCATCAATTATTTAGAGAAAATTCGCCAATTACAAAATATGAAACTTCTATCGCCAGGGTGCAGTATAGTTTTACAAATATTAGCCACATTTACTTTTACAACTCCGGTATTTGCTGAAGTTGTCAATATTAACTTATTGCAACTCAACGATGTCTACGAAATTACGCCAGTAGAGGGAGGGACTCGTGGTGGTTTGGCGCGTGTCGCTACAGTCAGAAAACAACTGCGCCAAGCAAACCCACGCACCTATACAATTTTGGCTGGAGATTTTTTAAGTCCTTCGGCTTTGGGAACTGCCAAAATTAACGGTACACCTTTAGCTGGACAGCAGATGGTAGCTGTACTCAACGCTTTGGGTTTGGACTATGCAACCTTTGGGAATCATGAATTTGACATACCAGAAAATTCATTTTATCAACGATTGCAAGAATCACGGTTTCGCTGGTTTTCTGGGAATGTCTCAGATAGTAAAGGTCAACCTTTCAAAAATGTCCCCAGGTCGATAGTATTTAATGTGAAAGGCGATCGCGGTGCTGTTGTCAGAGTCGGGTTAATTGGTCTCACTCTCGATAGTAATAAAGCAAATTACGTCAGTTACACAGATCCCTTAACAGTAGCCAAACAGCAGGTAGCAGAACTGAAAGGAAAAGTGGATATTTTAGTAGCTGTAACTCATTTGTCCATAGAGAGCGATCGCATACTTGCAGAAACAATACCAGAAATTGACCTCATCCTCGGCGGTCACGAACATGAAAATATTCAACAATGGCGCGGACGAGACTTTACACCAATTTTTAAAGCTGATGCCAATGCACGTACAATTTACATTCATCAACTACGCTACGACACCACAAAGCGTAACCTACAAATTAACTCTCGTTTAATGCCAATTACCGATAAAATTCCAGACGAACCAAAAACAGCACAGGTGGTTAAACAATGGCTAGACAAGGGTTTTACAGCATTTCGCGCCAATGGTTTTGAACCTAATCAAGAAGTAGCTAAAATCTCATTTCCTTTAGATGGTTTAGAATCAAGTGTTCGCAACAAGTCTACAGAACTCACCAAGTTAATTGCTGAAGCAATGTTGCAAGAAGTTCCCAACGCAGATTTAGCTATCTTTAATGGCGGCTCAATTCGCGTTGATGATGTCATTCTGCCAGGATCAATTACGCAATATGATGTCATTCGCATTTTGCCTTTTGGTGGTAAAGTCGTGGCTGTAGAAATGAAGGGCGAATTATTAGCAAGAGTCCTCAAAAAAGGTCAAGAAAATAAAGGTACTGGTGGTTATCTCCAAACAGCACAAGTTACTAAAAAAGAAAAACCAGAGCAGTGGTTAATCAATGGTCAGCCTCTTGATACAGAGAAATTTTATAAAGTTGCTATTAGTGATTTCTTAATTAGCGGCAAAGAACGAGGATTAGATTTTCTAAATCTTCAGAATCCAGACCTTAAGCTAATTTCAGAAAAACGCGATATTCGTTTTGTCGTCATTGACCAATTAAAAAAACAAGCAAATGCTCTGACTCGTTGA
- a CDS encoding LemA family protein: protein MSISPAIVIFIFWLIAAFIFANLYNKLIKSKNQVDYAFSTIDVLLQKRWDLIPNLVAIAEKYMQFEQKTLTEIVRLRTKLISERVSDNTRVRIEDQISRNLDHLIVTVEAYPELKTNEHFIRLQYSLTEIEEQISAARRFYNSAVTEYNNTVEMFPTNLFASWMNYQLKMQFQISSQDKQSVNVRNLFS from the coding sequence ATGTCTATTTCACCAGCTATAGTAATATTTATTTTCTGGCTGATAGCTGCTTTTATATTCGCCAACCTCTATAACAAGCTAATTAAAAGTAAAAATCAGGTTGATTATGCGTTTTCTACAATTGATGTATTGTTGCAAAAAAGATGGGATTTAATACCTAATCTTGTAGCAATTGCAGAAAAATATATGCAATTTGAGCAGAAGACTTTAACAGAAATTGTCAGACTCAGAACCAAATTAATCTCAGAACGTGTAAGTGATAATACGAGAGTTAGAATAGAAGACCAAATATCGAGAAATCTAGATCATCTGATCGTTACAGTCGAAGCATATCCCGAACTCAAAACCAACGAGCATTTTATCCGGTTACAGTATTCACTAACTGAAATCGAGGAACAAATTTCCGCCGCCCGGAGATTTTATAACAGTGCTGTCACGGAATATAACAATACAGTTGAAATGTTTCCTACAAATTTGTTTGCGTCTTGGATGAATTATCAGTTAAAAATGCAATTCCAAATTTCATCTCAAGATAAACAAAGTGTAAATGTCAGAAATCTATTTAGCTGA
- a CDS encoding DUF3137 domain-containing protein, with product MTKLVQFRKRAKKNIYVSFVQNMIYIAIEYADDIFEPKLFKKMLSFAPMREYFETINLMLDIVEDLNLNRHIWGKN from the coding sequence ATGACTAAGTTAGTTCAATTTAGAAAAAGAGCGAAAAAGAATATTTACGTATCATTTGTTCAAAATATGATTTACATAGCTATTGAATATGCCGATGATATTTTTGAACCTAAACTTTTCAAAAAAATGTTAAGCTTTGCCCCCATGCGAGAATATTTTGAAACTATAAATCTCATGTTGGATATTGTGGAAGACTTGAATCTCAACCGACATATTTGGGGTAAAAATTAA
- a CDS encoding O-acetylhomoserine aminocarboxypropyltransferase/cysteine synthase family protein, translated as MSEKYRFETLQVHAGQEPAVGSNARAVPIYQTTSYVFNDADHGARLFALQEFGNIYTRIMNPTTDVFEKRIAALEGGVAALATSSGQAAQFLAISTIAQAGDNIVSTSFLYGGTYNQFKVSLPRLGINVKFVEGDDVENFRQAIDDRTKALYVETIGNPQFNIPDFAALAHIAHEHGIPLIVDNTFGAGGYLARPIEHGADIVVESATKWIGGHGTSIGGVIVDSGKFDWGNGRFPIFTEPSPGYHGLNFQEVFGVGSPFGNIAFIIRARVEGLRDFGPSLSPFNAFLLLQGLETLSLRVDRHISNALELAQWLEQQPQVAWVNYPGLPHHPYHERAKKYLRHGFGGVLNFGIKGGLEAGKTFINHVKLASHLANVGDAKTLVIHPASTTHQQLSATEQVSAGVTPDLVRVSVGIEHIDDIKEDFEQAFQKIGQ; from the coding sequence ATGTCTGAAAAATATCGCTTTGAAACTTTGCAAGTCCACGCGGGACAAGAACCAGCAGTAGGAAGTAATGCTCGTGCTGTACCGATTTATCAAACAACTTCTTACGTCTTTAATGATGCCGATCATGGGGCGCGGTTGTTTGCGCTGCAAGAGTTTGGCAACATTTACACGCGGATTATGAATCCGACCACAGATGTGTTTGAAAAGCGCATTGCAGCTTTAGAAGGGGGTGTAGCAGCATTAGCTACTTCTAGCGGTCAAGCGGCGCAGTTCTTAGCTATCAGCACGATCGCTCAAGCCGGAGATAATATTGTTTCTACCAGTTTTTTATATGGGGGAACCTATAACCAATTTAAAGTTTCCTTACCACGTTTGGGAATCAATGTCAAATTTGTCGAGGGCGATGATGTAGAGAATTTTCGTCAGGCGATCGACGATCGCACAAAAGCATTGTATGTGGAAACCATTGGCAATCCCCAATTCAATATTCCCGACTTTGCAGCATTAGCTCACATTGCCCATGAACATGGTATTCCCCTGATTGTTGATAATACCTTTGGGGCTGGCGGCTATTTGGCTCGACCAATTGAACATGGTGCAGATATTGTAGTTGAATCTGCTACTAAATGGATTGGTGGTCACGGCACTTCTATCGGTGGCGTAATTGTCGATTCTGGGAAATTTGACTGGGGTAATGGCAGATTTCCCATATTTACTGAACCATCACCTGGCTATCATGGGCTAAATTTTCAAGAGGTATTTGGCGTAGGTAGTCCCTTTGGTAACATTGCCTTTATTATTCGCGCCAGAGTAGAAGGCTTAAGAGATTTCGGCCCCTCATTGAGTCCATTTAACGCATTTTTATTATTGCAAGGATTAGAAACACTTTCTTTGCGTGTAGATCGCCATATCTCCAACGCCTTAGAATTAGCCCAGTGGCTAGAACAACAACCCCAAGTAGCATGGGTAAATTATCCCGGACTTCCCCATCACCCCTATCATGAGCGAGCCAAAAAATATCTGAGACACGGATTTGGTGGCGTATTAAATTTTGGCATCAAAGGGGGACTAGAAGCAGGTAAAACCTTTATTAATCATGTCAAATTGGCAAGTCACTTAGCCAACGTGGGTGATGCTAAAACCCTTGTCATACATCCTGCTTCCACCACTCATCAACAGTTAAGTGCTACAGAACAAGTTTCCGCCGGTGTGACACCTGATTTAGTGCGTGTCTCTGTGGGAATTGAACACATTGACGATATTAAAGAAGATTTTGAGCAAGCATTTCAAAAGATTGGTCAATAG